The DNA sequence ACAGGGTGGGGCCCGGCAGGACGAAGAGGATCAACACCGCCGCGACGGCCACCCCCACGAGGTTGGACGCCAGCAGGGTCAGAACCAACAGGATCCGGACCCGTAGGGTCCGCATCCGCGCGGACTCCGTCTCCCGCCCGAGCAGCACCGAGCCCAGTTCCGGGCGTCGCAGCAGGGACAGGTCGAGTCGCACGGTCCACATCGTGCCATCTGCGGGCCCGGAATAGACGACCTCGTCACATCAGGCCCGGGGAACTGTCGCGGGGCGCCCCGTGGAGCGTAGGGTGGAGCGGTCGGCCCGCACCACTCTTGCCTCGGGCCGCGTCGGATGTCGACCTCCCGTGGTCGCGCACCGGGCACGTCGCTCACCTGCGACGGGGTAGCCCAGGAGCGCGCCGGGCAAGACGCCCCATCTACCTACGGAGATTCCTCCCTTGTCACGTTCCTTCGCCGATCTCGGCGTTCCTTCCTCCCTGCTCGACGTCCTCGCGGGCGTCGACATCGTCACCCCCACCCCCATCCAGTCGGCCACGTTGCCCGACGCGATGGCCGGACGCGACGTCCTGGGCCGGGGCCGCACCGGCTCCGGCAAGACCTATGCGTTCTGCCTCCCCCTGGTCACCCGCCTCGCCGCGTCCGCGACCGCCGGCGGTCGCCGGAAGCGCAACGCCCCGCGTGGGCTGATCCTCGCCCCCACCCGCGAGCTCGCTCGCCAGATCGACGAGACGCTCGCGCCACTGGCCAAGGCGATGGGCCTCAAGACCACCGTGATCTTCGGCGGCGTATCGCAGGGGCGCCAGGTCAGCGCGCTCGACCAGGGGGTCGACATCGTGGTGGCCTGCCCGGGTCGGCTCGAGGACCTCATGGGGCAGAGGCACTGCCGCATGGATTCGGTCGAGGTGAGTGTCCTCGACGAGGCCGACCACATGGCCGACCTGGGCTTCCTCCCGGGAGTGACCCGGATCCTGGCGGCCACGCCCGCGGGTGCGCAGCGGCTTCTCTTCTCCGCGACCCTGGACCAGGGTGTGGACAAGCTCGTCCGCAAGTTCCTCGACAACCCGGTCGTCCACGAGGTCGACGACGGCTCCGCCACCCCCGGCGCGACCGCCCACCACGTCGTCCACGTGGACCCGGACGACCGCGTCCGCGCACTGGCGGATCTGGCCGGGGTGAACGAGCGCACCGTCATGTTCACCCGCACCAAGCACGGCGCCAAGCGACTGGCCAAGCAACTCTCCGGCCGCGGCGTGACCAGCGTCGACCTGCACGGCAACCTGTCGCAGAACGCGCGGGTGCGCAACCTCGACGCGTTCTCCTCGGGCCGGGCGAGCGTGCTCGTGGCCACCGACATCGCGGCCCGCGGTATCCACGTCGACGACGTGGGACTGGTCGTCCATGCCGATCCGCCCGCCGAGCACAAGGCGTACGTGCACCGCTCGGGTCGGACCGCGCGTGCAGGTGCCGTCGGCACCGTCGTCACCGTGGCCACCTCCGACCAGGTCCGCGAGGTGCGCTCGCTCCTGCGGTCGGCCGGGGTGACCGCGGGTGAGATCGTGCTCCCCGTGGGTGCGAACGCCGCTACCGCACTGGCCGAGGCCCCCGAGCCCCCCGCCCACGTGCCCGGGGACGACGCGCCCGCGGGCCGCCCGAGTCAGGGCCAGGGCCGCCAGAGCCACAACCGACAGCGTCAGGGCCGCGCCCAGAGCGGGCAGGGCCAGAGCCGCCAGGGCCGGGAGCGGGACGGCGGCGGACGCGGTGGCCACGGGCAGGCGTCGTCCGGGTCGGAGGGGCCCCGTCGCCGCCCCCGTCGCCCCCAGAGCGCCGGAACCCAGGGTTCTTCCGGTGGCCACGGTTCGGCGCGTCAGGGTTCGGGGCGTCAGGGATCGGCGCAGGGTTCCGGAGGCCAGCGTTCGGCCGCCACCCACACGATCGCCCAGAGTGCGGGGCAGCCGCGGGGCGGCGAGCGCCGGAGGGCCAGCCGCCCCGCCGGCTGAGTCCGCTCCCCCTCGAGTCGCCCGATCGATCAGCCGCCGGCCGTCACCCGAACACGGTGATGGTCTGGCGGCTGATCGCCGTCAGTGCCCCATCGGGTCCCCACAGCATGGCGTGCGTGTGGGCGTACCCGTCGCGGGAGGCATCGGTGGTGGCCTCGTACGCGAAGACCGCCTCCGGCGGGATCGTGTCGGGGCCGACTTCCGAGACGAGCTCCAGCGTCCAGGTCAGACTGCTGGCGGGCGCGAACCCGGAGAGCATCTGGATGGTCGCCGGCGGCCAGGCGTCCGCGAGCACCAACAGGTGCTCCTCGTGGAACTCCTCCGGGGCCTCGCGCAACTGCGCCCAGCCCGACAGATCGCCGGTCTCGGCTCCGCTGAAGGGCAGGGCGCCACCCACCTGCCTCAACGCGAGGAACCGGTAGAACTCGGGGGTCACCTTCTCGATGTACGGAAACGGTTCGATCGTGCCGGGTTCCGGCAACTCCGGCACGGGATGTCGCGGCGCGACGGCGATGGTGGACTCGCGGTGCCGCCCGAACGCCGCCAGTGCCGTGGCGACGATCGCGCCCTCCTGTCGCAGGGTGGCCCGGGCCTGCGTCACGTTCTTCCCGACCCGGAGGATCTCCGCGTCGACCTCGACGCCGCCCGTCGTAGCAGGGCCGACGAACGAGACGGTGAATGATCTCAACGGGTGTAAAGAACCGGCGGCCACGCCATCTCCCGACCCGGCCCCCACCCCTGACGGCGACGCATCCCTCACGCGGCCTTTGGCCGCCGCGAGCAGCAGGGCTCCGGTCAGTCCCCCGTAGATCGCCCGGCCCTGTGTCCACCCGTCCGCGATCTCCACGGTCCCACCGGCCGAGGCGGC is a window from the Dietzia sp. JS16-p6b genome containing:
- a CDS encoding DEAD/DEAH box helicase, which encodes MSRSFADLGVPSSLLDVLAGVDIVTPTPIQSATLPDAMAGRDVLGRGRTGSGKTYAFCLPLVTRLAASATAGGRRKRNAPRGLILAPTRELARQIDETLAPLAKAMGLKTTVIFGGVSQGRQVSALDQGVDIVVACPGRLEDLMGQRHCRMDSVEVSVLDEADHMADLGFLPGVTRILAATPAGAQRLLFSATLDQGVDKLVRKFLDNPVVHEVDDGSATPGATAHHVVHVDPDDRVRALADLAGVNERTVMFTRTKHGAKRLAKQLSGRGVTSVDLHGNLSQNARVRNLDAFSSGRASVLVATDIAARGIHVDDVGLVVHADPPAEHKAYVHRSGRTARAGAVGTVVTVATSDQVREVRSLLRSAGVTAGEIVLPVGANAATALAEAPEPPAHVPGDDAPAGRPSQGQGRQSHNRQRQGRAQSGQGQSRQGRERDGGGRGGHGQASSGSEGPRRRPRRPQSAGTQGSSGGHGSARQGSGRQGSAQGSGGQRSAATHTIAQSAGQPRGGERRRASRPAG
- a CDS encoding thioesterase family protein; the encoded protein is MSLKSMLEAASAGGTVEIADGWTQGRAIYGGLTGALLLAAAKGRVRDASPSGVGAGSGDGVAAGSLHPLRSFTVSFVGPATTGGVEVDAEILRVGKNVTQARATLRQEGAIVATALAAFGRHRESTIAVAPRHPVPELPEPGTIEPFPYIEKVTPEFYRFLALRQVGGALPFSGAETGDLSGWAQLREAPEEFHEEHLLVLADAWPPATIQMLSGFAPASSLTWTLELVSEVGPDTIPPEAVFAYEATTDASRDGYAHTHAMLWGPDGALTAISRQTITVFG